The following proteins are co-located in the Spea bombifrons isolate aSpeBom1 chromosome 3, aSpeBom1.2.pri, whole genome shotgun sequence genome:
- the DACT2 gene encoding dapper homolog 2, whose product MGQAGWDRCRFGERLQAALAGLHELHLLREKQKRLVAAALAMKTDQGTEQPGANPAQSGAYHFEEQRLEATLTVLKDQLSRLRTQDAGLKSHLDQLDQQISELKLDVCKSSNEHLESDSRPSSGFYDLSDGGSCSLSNSCTSVYSECMSSSHSSLKPCSQELRNRLSVFHYRPKSADETTVHVSSAFTNLQQRGVYIKDGAQKQTSDLTGNPTRQRPRPVSTGDLERMIPSDHGFLSAAKLQRVSTFCHGNDLQSHSVDPRYQHDLVSKKGSDIYTYPSPLHAVALQSPLFALSDDTKEGDCPPMENKNTDHAVKGVLLERNEFDAELRLGGYINKLLQLNKCKANKPIGYNEKASEKTQPTIKLQRLVLRSSTGGVKINSSYSPVEKQCCTLEVAKEVNLQKDVQSSEAAKRHAIHGLQEKQIIKIPVTESKATTKCCLSAIEDTSAESLELPSYSSFTSEESNKNNTHLPRKVVPVQKNKKLLNPRDKSSKGIPTQHEFVQASFVSAESHQVKLRMSTSKNKLIKRRNSEKPLRSGRPVFAMDKQRLSEPSRVPDEWIQMNRPNISGGKMLMRRPTFIGEASGRSCSETSLYPVQLRMPQVPPRSHVYRRSSNALHSLDTVTAERSVNKKQRKWQSSVEISVKSQLPGYPGCPRPGLVQNRQPVKKAGVIRTISLRNTSRHHRQVDTYAKSESDYSEYSAECASLFHSTIIETSEEEVSDYTTNRFGDSESSDSDSEGITSSSSLTLDCDYTDESEIVWTEATTRLPVAESMNRPMKAEPKVCRIKASKALKKKIRRFQPASLKVITMV is encoded by the exons TCTCGTTTGCGAACACAAGATGCTGGTTTGAAAAGTCACTTGGATCAGCTTGATCAGCAAATCAGTGAATTAAAGCTGGATGTGTGCAAATCATCCAATGAGCATTTGGAGAGCGATAGCAGGCCAAGTTCAG GTTTTTATGATCTGAGCGATGGCGGGTCTTGCTCTTTGTCCAACTCTTGTACATCGGTGTATAGCGAATGCATGTCTTCATCTCACAGCAGTTTGAAGCCCTGCTCACAGGAGCTCAGGAACCGTCTGAGTGTCTTTCACTACCGACCGAAATCGGCAGATGAGACCACTGtgcatgtgtcctcagcctttACAAATCTCCAGCAGAGGGGTGTTTACATCAAGGATGGCGCTCAGAAGCAAACCTCTGACCTCACAGGGAATCCAACAAGACAACGACCAAGACCAGTCTCAACAG GGGACCTTGAAAGGATGATTCCATCAGACCATGGATTTCTATCTGCGGCAAAACTTCAGCGTGTCTCAACATTTTGCCATGGCAATGACCTGCAGTCCCACAGTGTGGATCCAAGATACCAGCATGATTTGGTTTCTAAAAAAGGCAGCGATATATATACCTACCCAAGCCCTCTACATGCTGTAGCATTGCAGAGTCCACTTTTTGCATTATCGGATGATACAAAAGAAGGGGACTGTCCTcctatggaaaataaaaatactgacCATGCTGTTAAGGGTGTGTTACTGGAAAGAAATGAGTTTGATGCTGAACTCAGACTTGGAGGTTATATCAACAAACTGCttcaattaaataaatgcaaagcaAACAAGCCAATTGGGTATAATGAAAAAGCCTCAGAAAAGACTCAACCAACCATAAAACTACAGAGACTTGTTCTAAGGTCTAGCACCGGTGGAGTGAAAATTAATAGCAGTTATAGTCCAGTGGAAAAACAGTGTTGTACATTGGAAGTTGCTAAGGAAGTAAATCTACAAAAGGATGTACAGTCTAGTGAAGCAGCAAAGCGACATGCTATTCATGGTCTTCAAGAAAAACAGATAATCAAGATTCCAGTTACAGAGAGTAAAGCCACAACTAAATGTTGCTTGAGCGCAATAGAGGATACCTCAGCAGAGTCTTTAGAACTACCATCATATTCAAGTTTCACATCAGAAGAATCAAACAAGAATAACACACACTTGCCAAGAAAAGTTGTCCCggtccaaaaaaacaaaaaacttctcAACCCCAGGGATAAAAGCTCTAAGGGTATTCCCACTCAGCATGAATTTGTCCAAGCCAGTTTTGTCTCTGCAGAGAGCCACCAAGTTAAACTAAGAATGTCTAcctccaaaaacaaattaataaagaGAAGAAACAGTGAAAAGCCTTTAAGATCTGGGCGACCTGTGTTTGCTATGGACAAACAAAGATTAAGTGAACCATCTAGGGTGCCAGATGAGTGGATCCAAATGAATAGACCTAATATAAGTGGAGGAAAAATGCTTATGAGAAGGCCTACTTTTATAGGGGAGGCTTCTGGAAGGTCTTGTTCAGAAACTAGTTTGTATCCTGTTCAGCTCCGAATGCCGCAGGTTCCACCCAGGTCTCATGTTTATAGACGTTCATCTAATGCCTTGCATTCCCTCGATACTGTTACAGCTGAACGATCTGTAAATAAAAAGCAACGTAAGTGGCAGTCTTCAGTAGAGATTTCTGTGAAGAGTCAGTTGCCTGGTTACCCTGGTTGCCCGAGACCAGGCTTAGTGCAAAACAGACAACCAGTGAAAAAAGCAGGTGTTATAAGGACTATAAGTCTAAGGAACACATCAAGGCACCACCGACAAGTAGATACCTATGCAAAAAGTGAGTCAGATTATTCTGAATATTCAGCAGAGTGTGCCTCTCTTTTTCATTCCACCATAATTGAGACAAGTGAAGAGGAAGTCAGCGACTACACTACTAACCGGTTTGGAGACAGTGAATCCAGTGACAGTGACTCAGAGGGTATCACAAGCTCCAGCAGCCTTACTTTGGACTGTGATTATACTGACGAAAGTGAGATCGTTTGGACTGAGGCTACCACCAGACTTCCAGTAGCTGAGTCCATGAACAGGCCAATGAAAGCAGAGCCAAAAGTTTGTCGCATCAAAGCGTCCaaagcactaaaaaaaaagattaggagATTCCAGCCGGCATCCTTAAAGGTTATAACCATGGTATAA